A window of the Miscanthus floridulus cultivar M001 chromosome 14, ASM1932011v1, whole genome shotgun sequence genome harbors these coding sequences:
- the LOC136503829 gene encoding uncharacterized mitochondrial protein AtMg00810-like, producing the protein MSDLNTLSYYLGIEVRQGKEALMLGQSAYASKLLEWSGMAQCKPYVTPMEERLKLTKATASWSIPKRIKGAVDQVIVFPKTGGSRLQLAVFSDTDMAGDIDGRRSTSGVLVFLGLAPISWLSLKQKVVAMSTCEAEYVAAATAACQAMWLRWLLGELTGVEARPPALVVDN; encoded by the exons atgagcgatctcaacacgctctcctactacctcggcatcgaggtgagacaggggaaggaggcgctcatgctcggtcagagcgcgtacgcctcaAAGCTGTTGGAGTGGAGCGGCATGGCTCAGTGCAAGCCgtacgtgactccgatggaggagcggctgaagctgacgaaggcta ccgcttcatggagcaTCCCCAAGAGGATCAAGGGAGCGGTGGATCaggtgatcgtcttccccaagactggCGGAAGTAGGCTGCAACTCGCTGTGTTCAGCGATACAGACATGGCGGGtgacatcgacggacggcggagcacctctggcgtgctcgtcttccttgggttggctccaatctcatggttgtcgctgaaacaaaaggtggtggcgatgtccacatgcgaggcagagtacgtggcggcggccacagcggcatgCCAAGCTATGTGGCTGCGCTGGctactgggcgagctgaccggtgtggaagctcgcCCACCAGCACTGGTGGTTGACAACTAG